One stretch of Eupeodes corollae chromosome 2, idEupCoro1.1, whole genome shotgun sequence DNA includes these proteins:
- the LOC129946047 gene encoding uncharacterized protein LOC129946047 isoform X2, which yields MTSFLKNSKTFLANRKGNSKRYPPCDTDTLRKITAVQCLMEIVSSEQEITNIESLVDELCEKLIDIEKQSTSLEEDDDLQIAESALKTTTTNHSLSSLNTKNEELLSNPAATTERSSKINDKTKALSAVTRKAKQQLASDVEDPRKRYYRAFPALSKEMEDSIGLLRRNTKSLTWPVDRKINSSIKNITSNLNSNSSAAIDTNSKITICADGGSPSVLLDSSQGGDRDIVLCNTAGVKRKSKRRRNQALSKGKTTAGNNIRKHSYCGGSSSPTWDTDFEGSWEMGRDLIKEFIVKQNNRNRSTSESAAYNMAIGGCGNNSVGGGSGACETSNEIHDKGKKSIVIDKANKDPMATEGEGQQTRTINKNNIELAEVLADPCVVEVSLCENIVENSKSDDTSDMTEGSLSTARRLYERDISNDSLNEQNLLSKNHLYHHQNHHEMSSVSLSEQNDFAQFKAKFTSSVEALWKTSDSSESVSASTNVSNSSSNNNQSLLQSNIVTDSVASVAPTRSEDLKNFWTNYYSHRYDVDKCKDGFEKKSSTKVFSAIGSIPQNDGQNNYFSMPIMSSGGDDFDKSVGGKRAGGKTSPIGVFLQSTIWSENSNASYPDTDESFFMKVFNSTTTNQKPQDQKMDISGTEKSYFYPYQASKWSEGINGVPHVSTTAPLHCIQQPQQQHQPLIVTSSSSSASISAMDHSARSCYNTDVADSTPSSSSSYIGGNPNWHLAAGNNLQADIKSWNSSNPTSLTELYGGGGGGGSIVSCGAGGGGGTLIASSLGKKNSCNFDRNAGVSSSSSPSSLNITLVNHSAKSSGFLAYSRIKSYAKLIDAKPIAKWQKPEVDYHHRLASTTPDDENLLTSERTHFHPIKMSYADGHTFEISSNLDAVDFERSDSGYLYLESERYLEYTRSDTLAEEDSSVAGHYQQSLSSMSRECTSSVTSTKSSQSEFLIRFRVRNTDQACQTDSNVIGSNAYRTPLGYQLAASSSHLALQTSYNSQHGVEEDDEDEWMDIGCIASNTNNTKEDDECVSMDQWSMVEITKKCMDNNNASHTLWGMCPACNSDIKSNPANRLLKAELNVEGDKIMSDLRYMQDLYIGSDWDEQNCTRDEAEDDDDTDLDAETIRDCEFYQAMSTPAGCGDMEEEDQQQKEILYNVNKFIADLLRPENAQSFVNALGGVGVGCIGGRGCYGVSGDGGVYVGSESGGVKVDGVNDEKYIGGLWNSDENIIWKKEFNPIDIFSRFNNNNNYTFLDKLNWEYSNLAEIWDKASPEKTLISNEVATAKKEDLVDEETKDHQSATTTNLTGANPKDDEENIKISCRNMKNLLKSSTNILQPSENTAIFEINERRLNDSKRMQCFLNSNKFKISNRFDRKRRHSASQNVCSSSALNNNNNNNASFNNNNSSFYDNNNSKFTLASPDSSSTFLLNTTPGNTTNANINTITNIKTPSKATNKDTFTEYDRNVMTRNDNDDNDNDQQYYSNDEDDDQRDNQSSQQQATIITCKYWTTMQPIVNNNNNNNSNNGGVEIVAGEANDCSQAPADSFFIDKNSQFIDGLPSITLNTSSILKHVTLVSRPLTR from the exons ATGacatcgtttttaaagaattctaag ACATTTTTAGCTAACCGAAAGGGCAACAGCAAAAGATATCCACCTTGCGACACGGACACTCTAAggaaaataacagcagtccaaTGTTTAATGGAAATTGTCTCTTCGGAACAAGAG atTACAAATATTGAAAGCCTTGTGGATGAACTATGTGAGAAGTTAATTGATATTGAGAAACAATCAACAAGTCTAGAAGAGGATGACGATTTGCAAATTGCAGAATCAGcacttaaaacaacaacaacaaaccatTCATTATCATCGTTGAATACAAAAAACGAAGAACTATTATCGAACCCTGCGGCCACAACAGaaagatcatcaaaaatcaacGACAAAACCAAAGCATTGTCAGCAGTTACAAGGAAGGCAAAACAACAACTTGCTTCCGATGTCGAGGATCCTCGTAAACGCTATTATAGAGCATTTCCGGCTCTCTCAAAGGAAATGGAAGATTCGATTGGACTCTTAAGGCGTAATACGAAATCACTAACATGGCCAGTggatagaaaaattaattcatcTATAAAGAATATAACTTCCAATTTGAATTCCAATTCAAGTGCAGCCATAGATACAAATTCTAAAATAACTATTTGTGCTGACGGTGGTAGTCCATCGGTGTTGTTGGATAGCTCACAAGGAGGAGATCGCGATATTGTACTGTGTAATACAGCTGGGGTGAAGAGAAAATCAAAACGTCGACGTAATCAAG cacTGTCCAAGGGAAAAACGACTGCTGGTAATAATATACGAAAACACTCATACTGTGGTGGATCTAGCTCACCAACTTGGGATACTGACTTTGAAGGTTCTTGGGAAATGGGAAGAGATCTTATCAAAGAATTTATTGTTAAGCAAAATAACCGTAATCGTAGCACCTCGGAGAGTGCAGCTTATAATATGGCAATTGGTGGTTGTGGCAACAACAGTGTCGGCGGCGGCAGCGGTGCATGTGAAACTTCTAATGAAATTCATGATAAAGGCAAAAAGTCAATAGTAATTGATAAAGCTAATAAGGATCCAATGGCTACCGAAGGCGAAGGGCAGCAAACAAGAaccatcaataaaaataatattgaattggCTGAGGTATTAGCCGATCCGTGTGTAGTAGAAGTATCATTGTGCGAAAATATTGTCGAAAATTCGAAATCTGACGATACGTCTGATATGACCGAAGGATCTTTGAGCACAGCTCGTCGCTTGTACGAACGTGATATCTCAAATGATTCGCTTAACGAGCAAAACCTCCTTTCCAAAAATCATTTGTATCATCATCAAAATCATCATGAAATGTCGTCAGTCTCTTTATCGGAGCAAAATGATTTTGCTCAGTTTAAGGCAAAGTTCACTAGCAGTGTCGAGGCACTCTGGAAGACTTCTGATTCAAGTGAAAGCGTAAGTGCCAGCACCAACgtcagcaacagcagcagcaacaataACCAATCATTGTTGCAATCGAACATTGTAACTGATTCCGTAGCTTCGGTTGCTCCGACAAGAAGTGAAGATTTGAAAAACTTCTGGACCAACTACTATAGCCATCGTTACGATGTCGATAAATGCAaagatggttttgaaaaaaagtcaagCACTAAGGTTTTTTCAGCAATTGGAAGTATACCTCAAAATGATGgtcaaaataactatttttcaatGCCCATTATGAGCAGTGGAGGAGATGATTTTGACAAGTCTGTTGGCGGGAAGAGAGCTGGTGGTAAAACTTCGCCGATTGGTGTATTTTTGCAGAGCACAATATGGTCAGAGAACTCCAACGCAAGTTACCCAGATACCGATGAGAGTTTCTTTATGAAGGTTTTTAATTCAACAACTACAAACCAAAAACCACAAGATCAGAag ATGGACATTTCGGGAACAGAAAAATCATACTTTTATCCATACCAAGCATCAAAATGGTCTGAAGGTATTAACGGCGTACCACATGTCAGCACAACTGCTCCGCTTCACTGTATTCAACAACCACAACAGCAACATCAGCCATTGATTGTAACTTCTTCATCATCCTCCGCATCTATTTCTGCAATGGATCATTCCGCACGCAGCTGCTATAATACTGATGTTGCCGATTCAACACCATCTTCATCCTCATCCTACATTGGTGGTAATCCAAATTGGCATCTTGCTGCTGGAAACAATCTCCAAGCTGATATAAAATCTTGGAACTCATCTAATCCAACATCGCTGACAGAATTGTATGGTGGCGGCGGTGGAGGTGGCAGTATCGTTAGCTGTGGCGCTGGCGGCGGTGGAGGAACTCTGATTGCCTCCTCTTTGGGTAAGAAAAACTCTTGTAATTTCGACAGGAATGCTGGTGTTAGTTCGTCATCGAGTCCAAGTTCTCTTAACATTACACTGGTCAACCATTCGGCCAAAAGCAGTGGTTTTCTAGCATACTCACGCATCAAATCTTATGCCAAACTAATCGACGCCAAACCAATCGCCAAGTGGCAGAAACCTGAAGTGGATTATCATCATCGCCTCGCCTCGACTACACCAGATGATGAAAACCTTTTGACATCAGAAAGGACTCATTTTCATCCTATTAAAATGAGCTATGCTGATGGGCATACCTTTGAGATCTCCAGTAATCTGGATGCCGTGGATTTTGAACGCTCTGACAGTGGATATTTGTACCTAGAGTCAGAAAGGTATCTGGAATACACTCGTTCAGATACCCTTGCTGAAGAAGACAGTTCGGTAGCAGGTCATTACCAACAATCATTGAGTTCAATGAGTCGTGAGTGCACATCGTCCGTGACTTCTACAAAGAGTTCACAGTCAGAGTTCTTGATTCGATTTCGCGTCAGAAATACTGACCAGGCATGTCAAACTGATTCGAATGTCATTGGTTCAAATGCTTATCGGACTCCGCTTGGTTATCAATTAGCCGCCTCTTCGAGTCATTTAGCGCTACAAACTTCTTATAACTCGCAACACGGAGTCGAAGAAGATGACGAGGATGAATGGATGGACATCGGATGCATCGCTTCCAACACTAACAACACAAAAGAAGATGATGAATGCGTTAGCATGGACCAGTGGTCAATGGTCGAAATCACTAAAAAATGCATGGATAATAACAATGCGTCCCACACTCTCTGGGGTATGTGCCCTGCTTGTAATAGTGATATTAAGTCTAATCCGGCTAATCGTTTGCTCAAAGCCGAACTTAATGTGGAGGGCGATAAAATAATGTCCGACTTGAGATACATGCAGGACTTATACATTGGTAGCGACTGGGATGAACAAAATTGTACCCGTGACGAAGCCGAAGATGACGATGATACCGATTTGGATGCTGAGACCATTCGTGACTGTGAATTCTATCAGGCCATGTCAACCCCGGCCGGGTGTGGCGATATGGAAGAAGAAGATCAGCAACAAAAGGAAATCCTTTATAATGTGAATAAATTTATTGCAGACCTATTACGACCAGAAAATGCACAATCCTTTGTCAATGCCTTGGGTGGTGTCGGTGTAGGATGTATCGGTGGTCGGGGTTGTTATGGGGTTTCTGGTGATGGCGGTGTTTACGTTGGTTCTGAAAGTGGTGGTGTTAAAGTTGATGGTGTAAATGATGAAAAATATATCGGAGGCTTGTGGAATTCAGATGAAAATATCATCTGGAAGAAGGAATTTAATCCAATTGATATATTCTCGCgatttaataataacaataattatacaTTCTTGGATAAACTAAATTGGGAGTATTCGAATTTAGCCGAAATATGGGACAAGGCATCGCCTGAAAAAACTCTAATATCTAACGAAGTTGCGACTGCAAAAAAAGAGGATCTAGTTGACGAGGAAACCAAAGACCATCAATCCGCCACCACTACCAACCTAACAGGAGCAAACCCGAAGGACGATGAAGAAAACATCAAGATCTCTTGCAGGAATATGAAAAATCTCCTCAAATCATCAACTAACATCTTACAACCAAGCGAGAATACGGCTATATTTGAAATAAACGAGCGCCGCTTGAATGACTCCAAACGTATGCAGTgctttttgaattcaaataagttcaaaatttcgAACCGCTTCGATCGCAAACGACGTCATTCAGCATCACAAAACGTTTGCTCCTCTTCTGctttgaacaacaacaacaacaacaatgccAGCTTTAATAACAACAATAGCAGTTTTTATGATAATAACAATTCGAAATTCACACTTGCATCACCCGATTCTTCATCGACATTTTTACTAAACACCACACCCGGCAACACCACCAACGCTAACATCAATACCATCACCAACATTAAAACCCCATCAAAGGCAACAAACAAGGATACGTTTACGGAATACGACAGGAATGTTATGACGCGCAATGATAACGATGACAACGACAATGACCAACAGTACTACAGcaatgatgaagatgatgatcaACGAGATAACCAATCATCACAGCAGCAAGCAACAATTATAACCTGTAAATATTGGACTACCATGCAACCGAtcgtcaacaacaacaacaataataatagcAACAATGGCGGTGTTGAAATCGTCGCAGGCGAAGCAAATGATTGTTCACAAGCGCCAGCTGATTCGTTctttattgacaaaaattcaCAATTCATTGATGGTTTGCCATCGATTACTTTGAATACATCATCTATTTTAAAGCATGTTACATTGGTTTCACGTCCATTGACGCGCTAA
- the LOC129946047 gene encoding uncharacterized protein LOC129946047 isoform X1: protein MKYPQLVSTRAVNAISDWLVSRLEQLGVEAPLIYSRLLLSLLQSSVQINDPIEFSNLETFLANRKGNSKRYPPCDTDTLRKITAVQCLMEIVSSEQEITNIESLVDELCEKLIDIEKQSTSLEEDDDLQIAESALKTTTTNHSLSSLNTKNEELLSNPAATTERSSKINDKTKALSAVTRKAKQQLASDVEDPRKRYYRAFPALSKEMEDSIGLLRRNTKSLTWPVDRKINSSIKNITSNLNSNSSAAIDTNSKITICADGGSPSVLLDSSQGGDRDIVLCNTAGVKRKSKRRRNQALSKGKTTAGNNIRKHSYCGGSSSPTWDTDFEGSWEMGRDLIKEFIVKQNNRNRSTSESAAYNMAIGGCGNNSVGGGSGACETSNEIHDKGKKSIVIDKANKDPMATEGEGQQTRTINKNNIELAEVLADPCVVEVSLCENIVENSKSDDTSDMTEGSLSTARRLYERDISNDSLNEQNLLSKNHLYHHQNHHEMSSVSLSEQNDFAQFKAKFTSSVEALWKTSDSSESVSASTNVSNSSSNNNQSLLQSNIVTDSVASVAPTRSEDLKNFWTNYYSHRYDVDKCKDGFEKKSSTKVFSAIGSIPQNDGQNNYFSMPIMSSGGDDFDKSVGGKRAGGKTSPIGVFLQSTIWSENSNASYPDTDESFFMKVFNSTTTNQKPQDQKMDISGTEKSYFYPYQASKWSEGINGVPHVSTTAPLHCIQQPQQQHQPLIVTSSSSSASISAMDHSARSCYNTDVADSTPSSSSSYIGGNPNWHLAAGNNLQADIKSWNSSNPTSLTELYGGGGGGGSIVSCGAGGGGGTLIASSLGKKNSCNFDRNAGVSSSSSPSSLNITLVNHSAKSSGFLAYSRIKSYAKLIDAKPIAKWQKPEVDYHHRLASTTPDDENLLTSERTHFHPIKMSYADGHTFEISSNLDAVDFERSDSGYLYLESERYLEYTRSDTLAEEDSSVAGHYQQSLSSMSRECTSSVTSTKSSQSEFLIRFRVRNTDQACQTDSNVIGSNAYRTPLGYQLAASSSHLALQTSYNSQHGVEEDDEDEWMDIGCIASNTNNTKEDDECVSMDQWSMVEITKKCMDNNNASHTLWGMCPACNSDIKSNPANRLLKAELNVEGDKIMSDLRYMQDLYIGSDWDEQNCTRDEAEDDDDTDLDAETIRDCEFYQAMSTPAGCGDMEEEDQQQKEILYNVNKFIADLLRPENAQSFVNALGGVGVGCIGGRGCYGVSGDGGVYVGSESGGVKVDGVNDEKYIGGLWNSDENIIWKKEFNPIDIFSRFNNNNNYTFLDKLNWEYSNLAEIWDKASPEKTLISNEVATAKKEDLVDEETKDHQSATTTNLTGANPKDDEENIKISCRNMKNLLKSSTNILQPSENTAIFEINERRLNDSKRMQCFLNSNKFKISNRFDRKRRHSASQNVCSSSALNNNNNNNASFNNNNSSFYDNNNSKFTLASPDSSSTFLLNTTPGNTTNANINTITNIKTPSKATNKDTFTEYDRNVMTRNDNDDNDNDQQYYSNDEDDDQRDNQSSQQQATIITCKYWTTMQPIVNNNNNNNSNNGGVEIVAGEANDCSQAPADSFFIDKNSQFIDGLPSITLNTSSILKHVTLVSRPLTR, encoded by the exons ATGAAGTATCCCCAGCTTGTATCAACGCGTGCGGTGAACGCCATCTCTGATTGGTTAGTGTCAAGATTGGAGCAATTAGGCGTTGAGGCACCTCTCATATATTCTAGACTTCTATTATCTCTCTTGCAATCGTCTGTTCAAATAAATGATCCCATTGAGTTCAGCAATCTAGAA ACATTTTTAGCTAACCGAAAGGGCAACAGCAAAAGATATCCACCTTGCGACACGGACACTCTAAggaaaataacagcagtccaaTGTTTAATGGAAATTGTCTCTTCGGAACAAGAG atTACAAATATTGAAAGCCTTGTGGATGAACTATGTGAGAAGTTAATTGATATTGAGAAACAATCAACAAGTCTAGAAGAGGATGACGATTTGCAAATTGCAGAATCAGcacttaaaacaacaacaacaaaccatTCATTATCATCGTTGAATACAAAAAACGAAGAACTATTATCGAACCCTGCGGCCACAACAGaaagatcatcaaaaatcaacGACAAAACCAAAGCATTGTCAGCAGTTACAAGGAAGGCAAAACAACAACTTGCTTCCGATGTCGAGGATCCTCGTAAACGCTATTATAGAGCATTTCCGGCTCTCTCAAAGGAAATGGAAGATTCGATTGGACTCTTAAGGCGTAATACGAAATCACTAACATGGCCAGTggatagaaaaattaattcatcTATAAAGAATATAACTTCCAATTTGAATTCCAATTCAAGTGCAGCCATAGATACAAATTCTAAAATAACTATTTGTGCTGACGGTGGTAGTCCATCGGTGTTGTTGGATAGCTCACAAGGAGGAGATCGCGATATTGTACTGTGTAATACAGCTGGGGTGAAGAGAAAATCAAAACGTCGACGTAATCAAG cacTGTCCAAGGGAAAAACGACTGCTGGTAATAATATACGAAAACACTCATACTGTGGTGGATCTAGCTCACCAACTTGGGATACTGACTTTGAAGGTTCTTGGGAAATGGGAAGAGATCTTATCAAAGAATTTATTGTTAAGCAAAATAACCGTAATCGTAGCACCTCGGAGAGTGCAGCTTATAATATGGCAATTGGTGGTTGTGGCAACAACAGTGTCGGCGGCGGCAGCGGTGCATGTGAAACTTCTAATGAAATTCATGATAAAGGCAAAAAGTCAATAGTAATTGATAAAGCTAATAAGGATCCAATGGCTACCGAAGGCGAAGGGCAGCAAACAAGAaccatcaataaaaataatattgaattggCTGAGGTATTAGCCGATCCGTGTGTAGTAGAAGTATCATTGTGCGAAAATATTGTCGAAAATTCGAAATCTGACGATACGTCTGATATGACCGAAGGATCTTTGAGCACAGCTCGTCGCTTGTACGAACGTGATATCTCAAATGATTCGCTTAACGAGCAAAACCTCCTTTCCAAAAATCATTTGTATCATCATCAAAATCATCATGAAATGTCGTCAGTCTCTTTATCGGAGCAAAATGATTTTGCTCAGTTTAAGGCAAAGTTCACTAGCAGTGTCGAGGCACTCTGGAAGACTTCTGATTCAAGTGAAAGCGTAAGTGCCAGCACCAACgtcagcaacagcagcagcaacaataACCAATCATTGTTGCAATCGAACATTGTAACTGATTCCGTAGCTTCGGTTGCTCCGACAAGAAGTGAAGATTTGAAAAACTTCTGGACCAACTACTATAGCCATCGTTACGATGTCGATAAATGCAaagatggttttgaaaaaaagtcaagCACTAAGGTTTTTTCAGCAATTGGAAGTATACCTCAAAATGATGgtcaaaataactatttttcaatGCCCATTATGAGCAGTGGAGGAGATGATTTTGACAAGTCTGTTGGCGGGAAGAGAGCTGGTGGTAAAACTTCGCCGATTGGTGTATTTTTGCAGAGCACAATATGGTCAGAGAACTCCAACGCAAGTTACCCAGATACCGATGAGAGTTTCTTTATGAAGGTTTTTAATTCAACAACTACAAACCAAAAACCACAAGATCAGAag ATGGACATTTCGGGAACAGAAAAATCATACTTTTATCCATACCAAGCATCAAAATGGTCTGAAGGTATTAACGGCGTACCACATGTCAGCACAACTGCTCCGCTTCACTGTATTCAACAACCACAACAGCAACATCAGCCATTGATTGTAACTTCTTCATCATCCTCCGCATCTATTTCTGCAATGGATCATTCCGCACGCAGCTGCTATAATACTGATGTTGCCGATTCAACACCATCTTCATCCTCATCCTACATTGGTGGTAATCCAAATTGGCATCTTGCTGCTGGAAACAATCTCCAAGCTGATATAAAATCTTGGAACTCATCTAATCCAACATCGCTGACAGAATTGTATGGTGGCGGCGGTGGAGGTGGCAGTATCGTTAGCTGTGGCGCTGGCGGCGGTGGAGGAACTCTGATTGCCTCCTCTTTGGGTAAGAAAAACTCTTGTAATTTCGACAGGAATGCTGGTGTTAGTTCGTCATCGAGTCCAAGTTCTCTTAACATTACACTGGTCAACCATTCGGCCAAAAGCAGTGGTTTTCTAGCATACTCACGCATCAAATCTTATGCCAAACTAATCGACGCCAAACCAATCGCCAAGTGGCAGAAACCTGAAGTGGATTATCATCATCGCCTCGCCTCGACTACACCAGATGATGAAAACCTTTTGACATCAGAAAGGACTCATTTTCATCCTATTAAAATGAGCTATGCTGATGGGCATACCTTTGAGATCTCCAGTAATCTGGATGCCGTGGATTTTGAACGCTCTGACAGTGGATATTTGTACCTAGAGTCAGAAAGGTATCTGGAATACACTCGTTCAGATACCCTTGCTGAAGAAGACAGTTCGGTAGCAGGTCATTACCAACAATCATTGAGTTCAATGAGTCGTGAGTGCACATCGTCCGTGACTTCTACAAAGAGTTCACAGTCAGAGTTCTTGATTCGATTTCGCGTCAGAAATACTGACCAGGCATGTCAAACTGATTCGAATGTCATTGGTTCAAATGCTTATCGGACTCCGCTTGGTTATCAATTAGCCGCCTCTTCGAGTCATTTAGCGCTACAAACTTCTTATAACTCGCAACACGGAGTCGAAGAAGATGACGAGGATGAATGGATGGACATCGGATGCATCGCTTCCAACACTAACAACACAAAAGAAGATGATGAATGCGTTAGCATGGACCAGTGGTCAATGGTCGAAATCACTAAAAAATGCATGGATAATAACAATGCGTCCCACACTCTCTGGGGTATGTGCCCTGCTTGTAATAGTGATATTAAGTCTAATCCGGCTAATCGTTTGCTCAAAGCCGAACTTAATGTGGAGGGCGATAAAATAATGTCCGACTTGAGATACATGCAGGACTTATACATTGGTAGCGACTGGGATGAACAAAATTGTACCCGTGACGAAGCCGAAGATGACGATGATACCGATTTGGATGCTGAGACCATTCGTGACTGTGAATTCTATCAGGCCATGTCAACCCCGGCCGGGTGTGGCGATATGGAAGAAGAAGATCAGCAACAAAAGGAAATCCTTTATAATGTGAATAAATTTATTGCAGACCTATTACGACCAGAAAATGCACAATCCTTTGTCAATGCCTTGGGTGGTGTCGGTGTAGGATGTATCGGTGGTCGGGGTTGTTATGGGGTTTCTGGTGATGGCGGTGTTTACGTTGGTTCTGAAAGTGGTGGTGTTAAAGTTGATGGTGTAAATGATGAAAAATATATCGGAGGCTTGTGGAATTCAGATGAAAATATCATCTGGAAGAAGGAATTTAATCCAATTGATATATTCTCGCgatttaataataacaataattatacaTTCTTGGATAAACTAAATTGGGAGTATTCGAATTTAGCCGAAATATGGGACAAGGCATCGCCTGAAAAAACTCTAATATCTAACGAAGTTGCGACTGCAAAAAAAGAGGATCTAGTTGACGAGGAAACCAAAGACCATCAATCCGCCACCACTACCAACCTAACAGGAGCAAACCCGAAGGACGATGAAGAAAACATCAAGATCTCTTGCAGGAATATGAAAAATCTCCTCAAATCATCAACTAACATCTTACAACCAAGCGAGAATACGGCTATATTTGAAATAAACGAGCGCCGCTTGAATGACTCCAAACGTATGCAGTgctttttgaattcaaataagttcaaaatttcgAACCGCTTCGATCGCAAACGACGTCATTCAGCATCACAAAACGTTTGCTCCTCTTCTGctttgaacaacaacaacaacaacaatgccAGCTTTAATAACAACAATAGCAGTTTTTATGATAATAACAATTCGAAATTCACACTTGCATCACCCGATTCTTCATCGACATTTTTACTAAACACCACACCCGGCAACACCACCAACGCTAACATCAATACCATCACCAACATTAAAACCCCATCAAAGGCAACAAACAAGGATACGTTTACGGAATACGACAGGAATGTTATGACGCGCAATGATAACGATGACAACGACAATGACCAACAGTACTACAGcaatgatgaagatgatgatcaACGAGATAACCAATCATCACAGCAGCAAGCAACAATTATAACCTGTAAATATTGGACTACCATGCAACCGAtcgtcaacaacaacaacaataataatagcAACAATGGCGGTGTTGAAATCGTCGCAGGCGAAGCAAATGATTGTTCACAAGCGCCAGCTGATTCGTTctttattgacaaaaattcaCAATTCATTGATGGTTTGCCATCGATTACTTTGAATACATCATCTATTTTAAAGCATGTTACATTGGTTTCACGTCCATTGACGCGCTAA